The following proteins are encoded in a genomic region of Protaetiibacter sp. SSC-01:
- the glnA gene encoding type I glutamate--ammonia ligase, with protein MFSDSSEVLKFIKDTDVKFIDIRFTDLPGVQQHFNIPAATVDEDFFTVGQLFDGSSIRGFQSIHESDLQLIPDISTAYVDPFRTERTLVIVFDIYNPRNGEIYGRDPRQVAKKAEKYLASTGIADTAYFAPEAEFYIFDDVRYEVKQNKSYYEVDSSEAAWNSGRAEEGGNLANKTPYKGGYFPVTPVDQHADLRDDIVLKLQEVGLEVERAHHEVGTAGQGEINYKFDTMVHAGDDILKFKYIVKNTALEWGKTATFMPKPLMGDNGSGMHTHQSLWNDGKPLFYDEQGYGGLSDIARWYIGGILKHAASLAAFTNPTVNSYHRLIPGFEAPVNLVYSAGNRSASIRIPITGTNPKAKRIEYRAPDASGNPYLAFAAQLMAGIDGIKNKIEPHEPVDKDLYELPPEEAKGIPQLPGSLGEALDALEADHDYLLEGGVFTKDLIDAWLDYKREKELLPFAQRPHPFEYELYFGV; from the coding sequence CTGTTCAGCGACTCCTCCGAGGTGCTGAAGTTCATCAAGGACACGGATGTCAAGTTCATCGACATCCGCTTCACCGACCTTCCCGGTGTGCAGCAGCACTTCAACATCCCCGCCGCGACGGTGGATGAGGACTTCTTCACCGTGGGCCAGCTCTTCGACGGCTCGTCGATCCGCGGCTTCCAGTCGATCCACGAGTCCGACCTCCAGCTCATCCCGGACATCTCGACGGCGTACGTCGACCCGTTCCGCACCGAGCGCACGCTCGTCATCGTCTTCGACATCTACAACCCGCGCAACGGCGAGATCTACGGTCGCGACCCGCGCCAGGTCGCGAAGAAGGCGGAGAAGTACCTCGCGTCGACGGGCATCGCCGACACGGCGTACTTCGCGCCCGAGGCCGAGTTCTACATCTTCGACGACGTGCGCTACGAGGTGAAGCAGAACAAGTCGTACTACGAGGTCGACTCGTCGGAGGCCGCGTGGAACTCGGGTCGCGCCGAGGAGGGTGGCAACCTCGCCAACAAGACCCCCTACAAGGGCGGCTACTTCCCCGTCACGCCGGTCGACCAGCACGCCGACCTGCGCGACGACATCGTCCTGAAGCTCCAGGAGGTCGGGCTCGAGGTCGAGCGCGCCCACCACGAGGTCGGCACCGCCGGCCAGGGCGAGATCAACTACAAGTTCGACACCATGGTCCACGCCGGTGACGACATCCTGAAGTTCAAGTACATCGTCAAGAACACGGCGCTCGAGTGGGGCAAGACGGCGACCTTCATGCCGAAGCCGCTCATGGGCGACAACGGTTCGGGTATGCACACGCACCAGTCGCTGTGGAACGACGGCAAGCCGCTGTTCTACGACGAGCAGGGCTACGGCGGCCTGTCGGACATCGCGCGCTGGTACATCGGCGGCATCCTCAAGCACGCCGCGTCGCTCGCCGCGTTCACGAACCCGACGGTCAACTCCTACCACCGCCTCATCCCGGGCTTCGAGGCCCCCGTCAACCTGGTCTACTCGGCCGGCAACCGCTCCGCCTCGATCCGCATCCCGATCACGGGCACCAACCCGAAGGCCAAGCGCATCGAGTACCGCGCGCCCGACGCCTCCGGCAACCCGTACCTCGCGTTCGCGGCCCAGCTCATGGCGGGCATCGACGGCATCAAGAACAAGATCGAGCCGCACGAGCCCGTCGACAAGGACCTCTACGAGCTCCCGCCGGAGGAGGCCAAGGGCATCCCGCAGCTGCCCGGCTCGCTCGGCGAGGCGCTCGACGCGCTCGAGGCCGACCACGACTACCTCCTCGAGGGCGGCGTGTTCACGAAGGACCTCATCGACGCGTGGCTCGACTACAAGCGCGAGAAGGAGCTCCTCCCCTTCGCGCAGCGTCCGCACCCCTTCGAGTACGAGCTGTACTTCGGGGTCTGA
- a CDS encoding DUF4191 domain-containing protein, which yields MARSTPEKEPGRLKQMWQVFQMTRRYDPAITWLLILAFIAPIAVTIVLSVVFFGDNWLGIVLTIITGVLAGMLLALLVLGRRAERAAYSQIAGQPGAVGAVLKNGLRRSWIGSEEPIAFSPKTRDAVYRAVGRAGVVLIGEGPRSRTQPMVDKERANVARLLPNVPVHLFFAGPDADAVPLHKIASSLNKLPRKLTKAEVIQVDKRLTSVAKVKGFKIPGGIDPMRMRAPRPR from the coding sequence ATGGCACGCAGCACCCCCGAGAAGGAACCCGGCCGCCTCAAGCAGATGTGGCAGGTCTTCCAGATGACCCGCCGGTACGACCCGGCCATCACCTGGCTCCTCATCCTCGCCTTCATCGCGCCCATCGCCGTCACGATCGTGCTGTCGGTGGTGTTCTTCGGCGACAACTGGCTCGGCATCGTGCTCACGATCATCACGGGCGTGCTCGCGGGCATGCTGCTCGCGCTCCTCGTGCTCGGTCGCCGCGCCGAGCGCGCCGCGTACTCGCAGATCGCCGGTCAGCCGGGTGCCGTCGGCGCGGTGCTCAAGAACGGCCTGCGTCGCTCGTGGATCGGCAGCGAGGAGCCCATCGCGTTCAGCCCGAAGACCCGCGACGCCGTGTACCGCGCGGTGGGCCGCGCCGGTGTCGTGCTCATCGGCGAGGGCCCGCGCTCGCGCACTCAGCCGATGGTCGACAAGGAGCGCGCCAACGTGGCCCGCCTGCTGCCGAACGTGCCCGTGCACCTCTTCTTCGCGGGCCCGGATGCCGACGCGGTGCCGCTGCACAAGATCGCCTCGAGCCTCAACAAGCTCCCGCGCAAGCTCACGAAGGCCGAGGTCATCCAGGTCGACAAGCGCCTCACGTCGGTCGCCAAGGTCAAGGGCTTCAAGATCCCCGGCGGCATCGACCCGATGCGCATGCGGGCTCCGCGCCCGCGTTGA
- the lipA gene encoding lipoyl synthase, translating into MSAEPGGRKLLRLEVRNAQTPIERKPEWIKTRAKMGPEYTALHSLVKSEELHTVCQEAGCPNIYECWEDREATFLIGGSQCTRRCDFCQIDTGKPAQYDTDEPRRVAESVQRMGLRYATVTGVARDDLPDEGAWLHAETVRAIHTANPGTGVEILATDFSGNPELLAEVFESRPEVFAHNVETVPRIFKRIRPAFRYERSLGVLTMARDAGLITKSNLILGMGEEREEVSQALRDLRDAGCDIITLTQYLRPSPRHLPVARWVRPEEFVELKEEAEELGFLGVLAGPLVRSSYRAGRLWARSMLAKGRDIPETLRHLAESEAAFAQAVS; encoded by the coding sequence ATGAGCGCCGAGCCCGGAGGCCGCAAGCTCCTGCGCCTCGAGGTACGCAACGCCCAGACGCCCATCGAGCGCAAGCCCGAGTGGATCAAGACGCGCGCCAAGATGGGCCCGGAGTACACGGCGCTGCACTCCCTCGTGAAGTCGGAGGAGCTGCACACCGTGTGCCAGGAGGCCGGCTGCCCCAACATCTACGAGTGCTGGGAGGATCGCGAGGCCACGTTCCTCATCGGTGGCAGCCAGTGCACGCGACGCTGCGACTTCTGCCAGATCGACACCGGCAAGCCCGCGCAGTACGACACCGACGAGCCGCGACGCGTCGCCGAGTCGGTGCAGCGGATGGGCCTGCGCTACGCGACCGTCACGGGCGTCGCGCGCGACGACCTGCCCGACGAGGGCGCGTGGCTGCACGCCGAGACCGTGCGCGCGATCCACACCGCGAACCCCGGCACGGGAGTCGAGATCCTCGCGACCGACTTCTCGGGCAACCCCGAGCTGCTCGCCGAGGTCTTCGAGAGCCGCCCGGAGGTGTTCGCGCACAACGTCGAGACGGTCCCGCGGATCTTCAAGCGCATCCGTCCGGCCTTCCGTTACGAGCGCTCGCTCGGCGTGCTGACGATGGCGCGGGATGCCGGACTCATCACGAAGTCGAACCTCATCCTCGGCATGGGCGAGGAGCGCGAGGAGGTCAGCCAGGCGCTGCGGGACCTGCGCGACGCGGGATGCGACATCATCACGCTCACGCAGTACCTGCGGCCGTCGCCGCGGCACCTGCCCGTGGCGCGGTGGGTGCGGCCCGAGGAGTTCGTGGAGCTCAAGGAGGAGGCCGAGGAGCTCGGCTTCCTGGGCGTGCTCGCCGGCCCTCTCGTGCGGTCGAGCTACCGCGCGGGTCGGCTGTGGGCGCGATCGATGCTCGCGAAGGGGCGCGACATCCCCGAGACCCTGCGGCATCTCGCCGAGAGCGAAGCGGCTTTCGCGCAGGCGGTGTCGTAG
- a CDS encoding RDD family protein translates to MSSPSAQPVENRWPGERLGLPEHGPRSIGRLGRRVVAILIDWGIAYLLSWAFFRSPEIGADPFITLGIFAALQFVFLLVANGSLGHLIVRLRVVPLVGGYLGLWRPLVRTLLLCLAIPALIWDRDQRGFHDKAAGTVLVRV, encoded by the coding sequence GTGAGCTCCCCATCCGCCCAGCCCGTCGAGAACCGCTGGCCGGGGGAGCGTCTCGGGCTCCCCGAGCACGGCCCGCGCTCGATCGGGCGTCTCGGCCGGCGGGTCGTCGCGATCCTCATCGACTGGGGCATCGCCTACCTGCTCTCATGGGCGTTCTTCCGCTCGCCGGAGATCGGCGCCGACCCCTTCATCACGCTCGGCATCTTCGCCGCCCTGCAGTTCGTGTTCCTGCTCGTGGCCAACGGCAGCCTCGGGCACCTCATCGTGCGTCTTCGCGTCGTGCCGCTGGTGGGCGGCTACCTCGGCCTCTGGCGGCCGCTCGTGCGCACGCTCCTGCTGTGCCTCGCGATCCCCGCCCTCATCTGGGATCGCGACCAGCGAGGCTTCCACGACAAGGCCGCAGGCACCGTCCTCGTGCGCGTCTGA
- a CDS encoding UDP-glucose/GDP-mannose dehydrogenase family protein, whose product MMRDDAETSGAQGAGAPRPRVSVIGTGYLGATHAAAMAELGFDVVGVDTDPAKIEALSRGRVPFYEPGLEELIATHLESGRLRFTTDLAEAVAMSDIHFVCVGTPQQATSHAADLRFVESAVAGIARALSHDGIVVGKSTVPVGTAARLRELLGALAPAGIEAELIWNPEFLREGKAVDDTLHPDRVVIGGASDAAETAMREVYAAPIAEGAPFLTVGLETAELVKVSANAFLATKISFINAIAELCTAADADVNALADAIGLDGRIGRRFLDAGLGFGGGCLPKDIRALMHRAGELGAREVVGLMQKVDEINMSQRQRVVDLALQACGGSVLNARVGVLGAAFKPLTDDVRDSPALNVAAALHLRGAQVSVFDPAAGETARRTFPTLSFADGMRDTLPGADVVLLLTEWREFLDADPVELGALVRTRTIIDARTKLDVDRWTAAGWTVIGLGTGVHEPLRASVAALA is encoded by the coding sequence ACGTCGGGCGCGCAGGGGGCTGGAGCGCCGCGGCCGCGGGTGAGCGTCATCGGCACGGGCTACCTCGGGGCGACGCACGCCGCGGCGATGGCGGAGCTCGGCTTCGACGTCGTGGGCGTCGACACGGACCCCGCGAAGATCGAGGCGCTCTCGCGCGGCCGGGTGCCGTTCTACGAGCCCGGCCTCGAGGAGCTCATCGCGACGCACCTCGAGTCGGGGCGCCTGCGGTTCACGACAGACCTCGCGGAGGCCGTCGCGATGAGCGACATCCACTTCGTGTGCGTCGGCACCCCGCAGCAGGCGACGAGCCACGCGGCCGACCTGCGTTTCGTCGAGTCGGCGGTCGCCGGAATCGCCCGGGCGCTCAGCCACGACGGGATCGTCGTCGGCAAGTCGACGGTGCCGGTCGGCACCGCCGCGCGTCTGCGCGAGCTGCTCGGCGCGCTCGCGCCCGCCGGGATCGAGGCGGAGCTCATCTGGAACCCCGAGTTCCTGCGCGAGGGCAAGGCGGTCGACGACACGCTGCACCCCGACCGGGTCGTGATCGGCGGGGCGTCGGATGCGGCCGAGACCGCCATGCGCGAGGTGTACGCCGCGCCGATCGCCGAGGGCGCGCCGTTCCTCACGGTCGGTCTCGAGACCGCCGAGCTCGTCAAGGTGAGCGCGAACGCGTTCCTCGCCACCAAGATCTCGTTCATCAATGCGATCGCCGAGCTCTGCACGGCGGCCGACGCCGACGTCAACGCCCTCGCCGACGCGATCGGCCTGGACGGACGGATCGGGCGCCGCTTCCTCGACGCCGGCCTCGGCTTCGGCGGCGGCTGCCTCCCGAAGGACATCCGTGCCCTCATGCACCGCGCCGGCGAGCTCGGAGCGCGCGAGGTCGTCGGCCTCATGCAGAAAGTCGACGAGATCAACATGTCCCAGCGTCAGCGCGTCGTCGACCTCGCGCTGCAGGCGTGCGGGGGATCGGTGCTCAACGCGCGCGTGGGAGTGCTCGGTGCGGCCTTCAAGCCCCTCACCGACGACGTGCGCGACTCGCCGGCCCTCAACGTCGCGGCGGCCCTGCACCTCCGCGGCGCCCAGGTCTCGGTCTTCGACCCGGCTGCGGGGGAGACCGCGCGGCGCACCTTCCCGACCCTGTCGTTCGCGGACGGGATGCGCGACACGCTCCCGGGTGCCGACGTCGTGCTGCTGCTCACCGAGTGGCGCGAGTTCCTCGACGCCGACCCCGTCGAGCTCGGCGCGCTCGTGCGGACACGTACCATCATCGACGCGCGCACCAAGCTCGACGTCGACCGCTGGACCGCCGCCGGCTGGACCGTCATCGGCCTCGGGACGGGCGTGCACGAGCCGCTCCGCGCATCCGTCGCCGCGCTCGCCTGA
- the lipB gene encoding lipoyl(octanoyl) transferase LipB gives MVDYVDAGLSANSVSYSTALERQRALHADVATGRAPDTVLLLEHPSVYTAGKRTAPDERPDDGTPVVDVDRGGKITWHGPGQLVGYPIVRLADPVDVVAYVRRLEGLLIGVLADHGIHGTRVEGRSGVWIERPGRPADKIAAIGIRVADGVTMHGFALNCSNDLEPYARIVACGIRDAGVTTMSRELGRLVTPSDVVPDVVRRFEDALAGSLLPARAGVLA, from the coding sequence GTGGTCGACTACGTCGACGCGGGGCTAAGCGCCAACTCCGTGTCGTATTCGACGGCCCTCGAGCGTCAACGTGCCCTGCACGCCGACGTCGCGACCGGCCGGGCGCCCGATACCGTGCTCCTCCTCGAGCACCCCTCCGTCTACACCGCGGGGAAGCGCACAGCACCCGACGAACGGCCCGATGACGGCACCCCCGTCGTCGACGTCGACCGGGGCGGCAAGATCACCTGGCACGGACCCGGGCAGCTCGTCGGCTACCCGATCGTGCGGCTCGCCGACCCCGTGGACGTCGTCGCCTACGTGCGTCGTCTCGAGGGGCTGCTGATCGGCGTGCTCGCCGACCACGGCATCCACGGCACGCGCGTCGAGGGGCGCAGCGGCGTCTGGATCGAGCGGCCGGGACGGCCGGCCGACAAGATCGCGGCCATCGGCATCCGCGTCGCCGACGGCGTCACGATGCACGGCTTCGCGCTCAACTGCAGCAACGACCTCGAGCCCTACGCCCGGATCGTGGCGTGCGGCATCCGCGACGCGGGGGTCACGACGATGAGCCGCGAGCTCGGCCGCCTCGTCACCCCGTCCGATGTCGTGCCGGATGTCGTCCGTCGCTTCGAGGACGCCCTCGCGGGCAGCCTGCTCCCGGCTCGCGCGGGGGTGCTCGCATGA